One segment of Drosophila mauritiana strain mau12 chromosome 3R, ASM438214v1, whole genome shotgun sequence DNA contains the following:
- the LOC117144488 gene encoding E3 ubiquitin-protein ligase TRIP12 isoform X3, with protein sequence MAESVKSQSLSALTEGQHDDGGSTATSATLANKTSGTNTPSSSNHSSQRRRNNNTNSNRKKSHHKNKKRNTSATSGPTVSSSVDVVPATSIASATSTRRSRSQGRHSSSAARSSKESQISKRSVGATRSPSSPAFNSIPVVSDQSLSPGSRKRQLNQHNNTNNRASSSQQSAPGGDQLVCAPLKKRRLQQSLGPGIGEGAVEIDLGAASFDHTPRQASGDCVAQRTRSKTISPEELPSTSSAAAARHQQIRLSASSTSFSSIHRNKRKASIGGSLAAVETTPHRGTAAARAGRSGNLLNYYRKTRKVSHTRSSQKLEKQPIPAEETTANRNGSAGSGSSSKSGGIPKNRKSLRQAQQNLLDTEAAEVDSAGAETGGEQQQQSEHGNLDVIDHLPTPEAGPNQSEASGVHNQSQLEADCQTVEQDEDDEEDDEEEEEEEEEEVGFYGIVNSAGSSYEEDTQIVAEEDEITTEEEVDDEDDDELEEEDLSESEFAQQLIGELGGAGPPPALFQQQPPPQLTRYTPATATTAATFVPPQQQQVVYNPQQQQQQHSSLRRSSRGKTGSCVSSAAAAQQQHHQQQQQHSSAAAAVQQQLLPPPGTYQYQQVGGNTVVVAVRHQQQLQQQQQQQQQQQLALHHQHQQQQRATLVQPGFLFSYRSNQPQQQQQPAQQIHQGPKVTHSSAASDALTYSLMAQQPPSGPPHAGGQQITPGANSANLSIVAAALSAARDVGGGTGGGGSAGGATPATGASASSVGNTSAVGASSSSNSSAGQAASSSNSNNVTATGSGSAPGGGPTSTGTTSGTQHGSGSGAAAAADSESDDSEVGRLQALLEARGLPPHLFGALGPRMTHILHRTIGNSSSSKANQLLQGLQSHDESQQLQAAIEMCQMLVMGNEDTLAGFPIKQVVPALIQLLRMEHNFDIMNNACRALAYMLEALPRSSGTVVEAVPVFLEKLQVIQCMDVAEQSLSALEILSRRHNKAILQANGISACLTYLDFFSIVAQRAALAIAANCCLNMHPEEFHFVAESLPLLARLLSQQDKKCIESVCSAFCRLVESFQHDGQRLQQIASPDLLKNCQQLLLVTPAILNTGTFTAVVRMLSLMCCSCPDLAISLLRNDIAATLLYLLTGNAEPAAASATHVELISRSPSELYELTCLIGELMPRLPLDGIFAVDSLLDRPTLNTQDQVHWQWRDDRGSWHNYSTIDSRLIEAANQSSEDEISLSTFGRTYTVDFHAMQQINEDTGTTRPVQRRLNHNYVAPMSAGQDLTTTSAGSAASGGASTSAAAAAASSNNNNNNNNNPPGNSVNLNQVKRRPSLDARIACLKEERGLAADFIKHIFNVLYEVYSSSAGPNVRYKCLRALLRMVYYATPELLRQVLKYQLVSSHIAGMLGSNDLRIVVGALQMAEILMRQLPDVFGTHFRREGVIYQFTQLTDPNNPICANPSPKPLSTTATPTANAGGSQSAPASANSLQVNPFFMDSAPGVSSASTTPSSSKHQSYSVKSFSHAMNAITASAKGTPTAALDATSSSTTAGGYNYSSSAPSSSSGAPAAYFVTQQGDPRQYVHFQQPAVPPPPPQLELLPTGVQQQGQQVPQVIYQPHHQQPAHLVLASTSSAAASASSSSSSSSSASALQHKMTDMLKRKAPPKRKSQSGGRAKSRQEDAAVAPAGSGPGGAPPSSSGSAMHELLSRATSLGSGNGGRSTPSSGGGSGSSKSRFNAGNSSNAGSSKSSFLASLNPARWGRQTTHHHHHQSQQQHHGLSKDSGNSNSTGSGSGAGLAYTVSQHGTGSGAGGLNAAAVAASISKSISHANLLAAANRERARQWVREQAVDFVKRYTEQEAKRSKAASESGATQSGSSGVGLSSTGNTPLSTAGSTNVLERLSSILFKLNGSYHDCLDALLELKTILLESDISPFEVNHSGLIKAMLNYMTSETGLVERDARLRSFMHVFAGLPLEPLLQNVGQMPTIEPIAFGAFVAKLNGCVTQLEQFPVKVHDFPAGPGGRSNQSALRFFNTHQLKCNLQRHPQCNNLRQWKGGTVKIDPLAMVQAIERYLVVRGYGGIRAESDDDSEEDMDDNVAAVVLSQASFRHKLQFTIGDHVLPYNMTVYQAVKQFSPLVSEQPETDNESETLLGNASIWVQQHTIHYRPVEEEVTSGAAAGAASSSSSCSSGVQKQQSTSSSASSCVNATSSCSSSSGVASGGGSSTKKAHKSSSKFMRKKTELWHEGIAPGVISALKPFLSSSLPADVVTVQDASLDALCMLRVIHALNRHWDHLYGCVVRQNIIPQSDFIHPKIMAKANRQLQDPLVIMTGNLPQWLPQIGMACPFLFPFETRHLLFYATSFDRDRALQRLLDTTPDLNAAESSERVAPRLDRRKRAISRTEILKQAEHILQDFGHSKALLEIQYENEVGTGLGPTLEFYALVSAELQRTDLGLWNGSDSYKQNSVTIVDVVKANSAVLHIEDALEATTMDQNTPAVAGASLVSSTTTTTTTTAQSHQHPPTRSSSRSHVLRSGAGQQPVEHSSSSTGANENALNMIIAQQFSDTNTANPAAIDNPSSTTTATTVVQQNTTTNNSSIITTTTTTSYVHAVHGLFPLPLGKSSKLPQMTKAKAKFKFLGKFMAKAVMDSRMLDLPFSLPFYRWLVSEEHSIGLADLMRVAPEVQNTLVRLQDLVRQREYILSDPNIDAMEKTEKIEQLDLDGCPIADLGLDFVLPGHANIELCRGGRDTPVTVHNLHQYISLVTYWFLIEGVQKQFEALREGFDSVFPIQRLRMFYPEELECVFCGSGSDQQQSRWETKMLQESCRTDHGFHQESQAIQYLYEILASYNRDEQRAFLQFVTGSPRLPTGGFKALTPPLTIVRKTLDENQNPNDYLPSVMTCVNYLKLPDYSSREVMRQKLKVAANEGSMSFHLS encoded by the exons ATGGCCGAATCCGTTAAAAGTCAATCGCTCTCTGCATTGACGGAGGGGCAGCACGACGACGGTGGttcaacagcaacatcagcgaCATTGGCTAATAAAACCAGTGGGACCAACACTCCAAGTTCATCCAATCACTCGTCCCAGAGGCgacgcaacaacaacacaaacaGCAACAGAAAAAAGAGCCACCACAAAAACAAGAAACGCAACACATCGGCTACATCAGGGCCAACTGTAAGCTCCTCCGTCGACGTAGTACCCGCCACCTCGATTGCATCTGCAACCTCCACCCGTCGGTCTCGCAGTCAAGGTCGCCACTCCTCCTCCGCAGCCCGCAGCAGCAAGGAGTCACAAATCTCCAAGCGCTCCGTGGGAGCCACCCGCTCCCCATCCTCGCCAGCATTCAACTCCATCCCAGTCGTCAGCGATCAATCGCTATCGCCCGGCAGTCGTAAGCGTCAGCTTAACCAGCACAACAACACTAACAACAGAGCCAGCAGTAGCCAACAAT CGGCACCCGGGGGAGATCAGCTGGTTTGCGCGCCCCTAAAAAAACGCCGCTTGCAGCAGTCTTTGGGACCCGGTATCGGCGAGGGAGCGGTAGAAATCGACTTAGGTGCAGCAAGCTTTGACCACACTCCTCGTCAGGCATCCGGAGACTGTGTTGCACAGCGCACTCGATCTAAGACCATTTCGCCGGAGGAGTTGCCAAGCACAAGCAGCGCTGCGGCAGCACGCCATCAGCAGATTCGCCTCAGTGCCAGCTCTACCAGCTTCTCAAGCATCCATCGAAACAAACGCAAGGCCAGTATTGGAGGATCGTTAGCTGCGGTCGAGACCACTCCGCATAGAGGAACAGCAGCTGCTCGCGCCGGACGCAGCGGTAACCTGCTAAACTACTATAGAAAAACGCGCAAGGTTAGCCACACACGCTCCTCCCAAAAGTTGGAAAAGCAGCCTATACCAGCGGAGGAAACGACGGCCAACCGGAACGGATCAGCCGGATCTGGATCCAGTAGCAAGTCAGGTGGGATACCCAAGAACAGGAAGAGCCTGCGTCAAGCACAGCAGAACCTGCTGGATACAGAGGCGGCAGAAGTAGACAGTGCTGGTGCTGAAACTGGAGgtgaacagcagcagcagtcagAGCACGGAAATCTGGACGTGATCGACCATCTGCCGACCCCTGAAGCTGGTCCTAATCAATCAGAGGCATCAGGAGTCCACAACCAGAGTCAATTGGAGGCGGATTGCCAGACCGTGGAGCAGGACGAagacgacgaggaggacgacgaggaagaggaagaagaggaggaagaggaggtGGGCTTCTACGGGATTGTAAACTCTGCGGGCTCGTCATACGAGGAAGACACACAAATCGTTGCCGAGGAGGACGAGATCACAACGGAGGAGGAAGTTgacgacgaggacgacgacgaaCTCGAGGAAGAAGACCTCTCGGAAAGCGAATTCGCCCAGCAACTTATTGGTGAACTTGGTG GGGCAGGACCACCGCCAGCACTCTTTCAGCAGCAGCCACCGCCGCAGCTAACCCGCTACACGCCAGCAACAGCTACAACAGCGGCTACGTTTGTGCctccgcagcagcaacaggttGTCTACAAcccgcaacagcagcagcagcagcactccTCACTGCGACGCAGTTCACGTGGCAAGACGGGTTCTTGTGTGAGTTCGGCAGCGgcagcacagcagcagcaccatcagcagcagcagcaacatagctctgctgctgctgctgtacaGCAGCAATTGCTGCCACCGCCTGGTACCTATCAATACCAACAGGTGGGCGGCAATACCGTTGTAGTTGCCGTGCGTCATCAGCaacagctgcaacagcagcagcagcagcaacaacagcagcaattgGCTTTacatcatcagcatcagcaacagcagcgtgCCACGCTCGTGCAGCCGGGATTCTTGTTCAGCTATCGCAGCAATCAaccccagcagcaacagcaaccagCGCAGCAAATACATCAGGGCCCCAAAGTGACGCACAGCAGTG CAGCTTCGGATGCTTTAACATATAGTTTGATGGCACAACAACCGCCAAGTGGACCGCCGCATGCAGGTGGACAGCAAATAACGCCAG GTGCAAACTCTGCCAATCTAAGCATTGTAGCGGCCGCTCTGAGTGCCGCTCGTGACGTCGGAGGAGGAACCGGCGGAGGAGGATCAGCGGGAGGCGCAACGCCAGCTACTGGAGCATCGGCTTCATCCGTAGGAAACACCAGCGCAGTGGGCGCgtcgagcagcagcaacagcagtgcCGGCCaagcagccagcagcagcaacagcaacaatgtgACTGCAACAGGATCGGGGTCGGCTCCTGGCGGAGGACCTACAAGTACCGGGACGACCAGTGGCACTCAGCATGGCAGTGGATCGGGGGCAGCTGCAGCCGCTGATTCGGAAAGCGATGACAGTGAGGTCGGTCGTCTACAGGCTTTGCTCGAAGCTCGCGGACTGCCGCCCCATTTATTCGGTGCCCTTGGCCCAAGGATGACACATATTCTCCACCGAACCATTGGTAACAGCAGCAGTTCCAAGGCCAATCAACTTCTGCAAGGATTACAATCCCACGACGAATCCCAGCAGCTGCAGGCTGCCATTGAAATGTGCCAGATGCTCGTGATGGGCAACGAGGACACCCTAGCCGGTTTTCCAATCAAGCAAGTGGTACCTGCTCTGATACAACTCCTTCGTATGGAGCACAACTTTGATATAATGAACAATGCCTGTAGGGCATTGGCATACATGCTAGAAGCTTTGCCCCGCTCGTCAGGCACCGTGGTGGAGGCGGTTCCAGTCTTTCTAGAGAAACTTCAGGTCATCCAATGCATGGATGTGGCTGAGCAAAGCTTGTCCGCCTTGGAGATTCTGTCACGGCGTCACAACAAGGCCATCCTGCAAGCAAACGGAATTTCGGCCTGCCTCACCTATTTGGACTTCTTTTCGATTGTGGCTCAGCGCGCTGCTTTGGCGATTGCGGCTAATTGCTGCCTAAACATGCATCCGGAGGAATTCCACTTTGTGGCGGAAAGCTTGCCTCTACTAGCTCGCTTGCTCTCCCAGCAGGATAAAAAATGCATTGAAAGCGTTTGTTCTGCATTCTGTCGTCTAGTGGAGAGTTTCCAGCACGACGGCCAGCGCTTGCAGCAAATCGCTAGTCCGGACCTGTTGAAGAACTGCCAGCAATTACTGCTGGTAACACCAGCCATCCTGAATACAGGAACCTTCACAGCCGTCGTTCGGATGCTAAGTCTAATGTGTTGCAGCTGTCCAGACTTGGCAATTTCCTTACTAAGGAACGATATAGCGGCCACCCTGCTTTATTTGCTCACCGGAAATGCGGAGCCGGCTGCTGCCAGTGCTACCCACGTGGAGCTGATCTCACGCTCGCCTTCAGAGCTGTACGAACTTACCTGCCTCATTGGGGAGCTAATGCCGCGCCTTCCTTTGGATGGAATCTTCGCTGTGGACTCACTGCTGGACAGACCCACGCTTAATACCCAGGACCAGGTGCATTGGCAGTGGCGCGATGATCGTGGCTCGTGGCACAACTATTCTACAATTGATTCGCGCCTGATCGAGGCAGCCAACCAAAGCAGTGAGGACGAGATAAGCCTGAGCACCTTTGGACGGACCTACACTGTCGATTTTCATGCCATGCAGCAAATAAATGAGGACACGGGCACTACACGACCCGTTCAACGTCGTCTTAACCATAACTATGTGGCTCCCATGTCTGCGGGCCAGGACTTGACTACAACATCTGCTGGATCAGCAGCCTCGGGAGGAGCGTCCACGTCCGCTGCAGCCGCGGCAGCGTCCtccaacaacaataacaacaataataataatccaCCAGGCAACAGTGTCAACCTCAATCAAGTAAAGCGCCGTCCATCTCTGGATGCTAGAATCGCATGCCTTAAG GAGGAGCGGGGTCTGGCTGCGGACTTTATCAAGCACATCTTTAACGTACTGTACGAAGTGTACAGTTCTTCTGCCGGACCAAATGTGCGTTACAAGTGCCTGCGCGCCCTTCTGCGGATGGTGTACTATGCCACGCCGGAGCTGTTGCGCCAGGTGCTCAAGTATCAGCTCGTCTCTAGCCACATTGCTGGCATGCTGGGAAGCAATGATTTGCGCATCGTTGTGGGAGCTCTTCAAATGGCTGAGATCTTAATGCGCCAACTTCCCGATGTCTTTGGCACGCACTTTCGTCGTGAGGGAGTTATCTACCAGTTCACTCAGCTCACTGATCCAAACAATCCGATATGCGCGAATCCCTCGCCGAAACCGCTTAGCACaacagccacgcccaccgccaaTGCAGGCGGATCACAATCGGCTCCTGCCTCCGCCAACAGCCTGCAAGTAAATCCCTTTTTCATGGATAGTGCTCCGGGTGTGTCGAGTGCTTCCACGACTCCCAGCAGTAGCAAGCATCAATCGTACAGCGTGAAGAGCTTCTCGCATGCCATGAACGCCATAACAGCCAGCGCCAAAGGAACTCCTACTGCAGCGTTGGACGCCACAAGCTCATCTACCACAGCTGGTGGTTATAATTACAGCAGCTCGGCACCGTCTTCTTCCTCCGGAGCACCCGCTGCCTACTTTGTGACCCAACAGGGAGATCCGCGCCAGTACGTGCACTTTCAGCAGCCGGCCgttccaccaccaccaccgcagTTGGAACTGTTACCAACGGGAGTTCAGCAGCAAGGGCAGCAGGTGCCTCAGGTGATCTACCAGCCACATCATCAACAGCCTGCACATTTAGTGCTGGCCTCCACCAGCAGTGCCGCTGCTTCGGCGTCCTCATCTtcgtcctcctcgtcctcggcgTCTGCGCTGCAGCACAAGATGACGGACATGCTAAAGCGAAAAGCTCCTCCGAAGCGTAAATCGCAGAGCGGTGGCAGGGCAAAATCTAGACAAGAAGATGCAGCCGTCGCACCAGCGGGATCTGGACCAGGGGGAGCACCTCCTTCTTCGTCCGGCTCAGCTATGCATGAACTTCTCAGCCGTGCCACAA GTCTTGGTAGCGGCAACGGTGGCAGAAGTACGCCAAGTTCGGGAGGTGGCTCTGGGAGCTCCAAGTCCCGCTTTAACGCCGGAAACTCGTCTAATGCCGGATCGAGCAAATCTTCGTTCCTGGCTTCGCTCAATCCAGCTCGCTGGGGCCGTCAAACgacccatcatcatcatcaccagtctcagcagcagcatcatggTCTTTCTAAAGATTCCGGCAACTCGAACTCAACAGGTTCCGGATCCGGAGCTGGTTTAGCATACACGGTGAGCCAACATGGCACTGGTAGTGGAGCCGGAGGACTGAACGCTGCAGCCGTTGCGGCGAGTATCAGCAAGAGCATTTCCCACGCCAATCTCCTAGCGGCGGCCAACAGAGAGAGAGCGCGTCAGTGGGTCCGCGAACAGGCTGTGGATTTTGTAAAGCGTTACACTGAGCAGGAGGCCAAAAGGAGCAAGGCGGCATCCGAGAGTGGTGCCACTCAGAGCGGAAGTAGTGGAGTGGGATTATCGTCTACGGGCAATACTCCATTGTCCACAGCGGGCAGTACCAATGTCCTGGAGCGTTTGTCCAGCATTCTGTTCAAGCTTAACGGGAGCTACCACGACTGTTTAGATGCTCTCCTCGAGCTGAAGACCATCCTTTTGGAGAGCGACATCTCTCCCTTCGAGGTAAATCATTCGGGCCTGATCAAAGCCATGCTCAACTATATGACTAGCGAGACTGGTCTGGTTGAGCGCGATGCACGCCTGCGCAGCTTTATGCATGTATTTGCTGGCCTTCCATTAGAGCCTCTGCTGCAAAACGTCGGCCAGATGCCAACTATCGAGCCGATAGCCTTCGGAGCCTTTGTGGCCAAGTTAAATGGTTGTGTCACGCAACTAGAACAGTTCCCCGTTAAGGTACATGACTTTCCTGCCGGTCCTGGTGGAAGGTCCAATCAGAGTGCTCTGCGTTTCTTCAACACTCATCAGCTTAAG TGCAACCTGCAACGGCATCCGCAGTGCAATAACCTACGTCAGTGGAAGGGCGGCACTGTAAAGATCGACCCCTTGGCCATGGTCCAGGCCATCGAGCGTTACCTGGTGGTGCGCGGCTATGGTGGCATCCGTGCAGAATCCGACGACGACAGTGAAGAGGATATGGATGACAATGTGGCGGCAGTGGTGTTGAGCCAGGCGAGCTTTAGACACAAGCTGCAGTTTACGATTGGGGATCACGTGTTGCCCTATAACATGACGGTTTATCAGGCGGTCAAGCAGTTCTCGCCACTGGTCAGTGAACAGCCTGAGACGGACAACGAGTCTGAGACTCTTTTAGGAAACGCTAGTATATGGGTGCAGCAGCATACTATTCACTATCGTCCTGTAGAGGAGGAAGTGACTTCGGGAGCGGCTGCGGGAGCAGCATCCAGCAGCAGTTCGTGTAGCAGTGGCGTGCAAAAACAGCAGAGTACTTCGAGCTCCGCATCCAGCTGTGTAAACGCTACCTCTTCGTGCTCCTCATCTTCTGGAGTGGCAAGCGGTGGCGGGTCGTCAACAAAGAAGGCTCACAAATCTAGCAGCAAGTTCATGCGCAAGAAGACTGAGCTATGGCACGAAGGAATAGCTCCAGGAGTGATTTCAGCTCTAAAGCCTTTCCTTAGCAGCTCTCTTCCAGCTGATGTTGTGACCGTACAAGACGCCTCACTGGATGCACTATGCATGCTGCGAGTTATTCATGCTCTAAACCGTCACTGGGACCATCTCTACGGTTGTGTGGTGCGCCAAAACATTATCCCCCAGTCAGACTTTATACATCCTAAGATTATGGCCAAAGCGAATCGCCAGCTGCAGGATCCGCTTGTCATCATGACGGGCAATCTACCACAGTGGCTTCCCCAGATAGGCATGGCCTGTCCCTTCCTTTTCCCCTTCGAGACTCGTCATCTGCTTTTCTACGCAACCAGCTTTGATCGGGATCGCGCTTTGCAGCGTCTGTTGGACACTACCCCCGATCTTAATGCAGCGGAGTCTTCAGAACGCGTTGCTCCTCGCCTTGATCGCCGCAAGCGCGCAATTTCCCGGACAGAGATACTCAAACAGGCGGAGCACATCCTGCAGGACTTTGGGCATTCGAAGGCACTGCTGGAAATTCAGTACGAGAATGAGGTTGGAACGGGTCTGGGACCTACATTGGAGTTCTACGCGTTGGTTTCTGCAGAGCTGCAGCGTACCGATCTTGGCCTATGGAATGGCAGTGATAGCTACAAACAGAACTCTGTGACCATTGTAGACGTAGTCAAGGCTAACAGCGCTGTGCTGCACATCGAGGATGCTCTTGAGGCAACCACCATGGACCAGAACACTCCAGCAGTAGCAGGAGCGTCGCTTGtgagcagcaccaccaccactacaACAACCACCGCTCAATCACACCAGCATCCACCCACCCGCTCTAGCAGTCGTTCGCACGTCTTGCGTAGCGGAGCTGGCCAACAGCCGGTGGAGCACAGCTCCTCTAGCACCGGCGCAAATGAGAATGCTTTAAATATGATTATAGCACAGCAATTTAGTGATACAAACACTGCTAACCCAGCAGCGATTGATAATCCCAGCAGCACCACTACCGCAACAACGGTTGTACAGCAGAACACCACTACGAATAACTCAAGCATTATCACGACTACAACCACAACAAGTTATGTGCATGCGGTGCATGGCCTGTTCCCTTTGCCTCTGGGTAAATCTTCAAAGCTTCCGCAGATGACCAAAGCCAAGGCCAAATTCAAGTTCTTGGGAAAGTTCATGGCAAAGGCGGTGATGGACAGTCGCATG TTGGATTTGCCATTTTCTCTGCCATTCTATCGCTGGTTAGTCAGCGAAGAGCATTCAATTGGCCTGGCCGATCTGATGCGTGTGGCCCCGGAGGTCCAAAACACTCTGGTGCGACTCCAAGACTTGGTTCGCCAGCGTGAGTACATTCTATCCGATCCAAACATCGATGCCATGGAAAAGACTGAAAAG ATTGAACAGCTAGACTTGGATGGCTGCCCAATTGCTGACCTAGGCTTGGACTTCGTATTGCCCGGACATGCCAATATAGAGTTGTGCCGCGGCGGTCGCGATACACCTGTCACTGTGCACAACCTTCATCAGTACATCTCCCTGGTCACATACTGGTTCCTTATCGAGGGTGTCCAGAAACAGTTTGAGGCTTTGCGGGAAG GTTTTGATTCCGTTTTTCCAATTCAACGCTTGCGAATGTTCTATCCAGAGGAGTTGGAGTGCGTTTTCTGCGGATCGGGCAGCGATCAACAGCAGTCGCGATGGGAAACCAAGATGCTGCAGGAGAGCTGCCGCACCGATCATGGATTCCACCAGGAATCGCAAGCTATCCAATATCTGTATGAGATCCTGGCCTCGTACAACCGCGACGAACAGCGCGCCTTCTTGCAGTTTGTGACTGGATCACCACGCCTTCCGACTGGAGGATTCAAGGCCCTTACGCCTCCATTGACTATTGTGCGCAAGACGTTGGATGAGAACCAAAACCCCAACGATTACTTACCATCTGTGATGACCTGTGTCAACTATCTGAAGTTGCCCGACTACTCCAGTCGCGAGGTGATGAGGCAGAAGCTTAAAGTGGCCGCTAACGAGGGCAGCATGTCTTTCCACCTCTCATAA